From one Mytilus edulis chromosome 1, xbMytEdul2.2, whole genome shotgun sequence genomic stretch:
- the LOC139492386 gene encoding uncharacterized protein, which produces MANSEIKKSSRVRKNFYAVAKGHTTGIFTSWSLCSRSVDKFQGQIYKGFPDINSALDFLSPYSFKCTTTPVYDDLGKRKNVKEYQHTCCNCDTSLSTEIVNDQSENSRNHNINSVITSNSTSELIDSDTDSNISELECQDDLENTVISINTDNNNNTAPLKQHDDLQSQQTELKRVFQLAKTCCICHTQDDSSMITCNSCNKWTHYSCTNLPPYILFTLSSTQRKYTCRKCVVIPEDFIQKLENNKNASTTNASCQTSIDNQPDGSYLDSVASRFQESLVTSINTLNRDLPNRESDLTATIEKVNNIEQILKEKLATIITMLSHSNEERAQSDASLLEMGKKVKQTSLKLDQIQKDIKVLNSLQEPSLYELVEKSCMMIPVIKNATQDLPKDRKKMDGVVQQVQKLGNQIKTSSEEHQSKLEDIHGTMHALSENTTKPNYMYACKVQNKFKLLENEKLCTNIDVEKVSDKICNSDENLCTNFNEKNEHNDTFTPVVNSPKGNTQNKNSVGNSPKGNTQNRISGQSSQTTKNPDHTRQSIDKQTNKRGSINKQNTQKKILLLGNSHLRPIRTNEFIRGYSQDIFCLQETHCDLDNCLELPNFQRPVHLIRPRTKPSGKRHGGLSVYILNTIRPGVKFLEHATNDFIWLKLDRTFFGFQEDLYICFVYNPPENSSYYRKLDYNILEMIENDIVKYSQSGKIMIAGDLNARTACEIDHIQMDSDKHIPLFDNYKCDSSLIQRKSKDSSINTRGRQLLSLCISSSLRILNGRTMGDLMGAHTCFQPLGSSVVDYFLASEELLPNFTYFHTHNFLPDFSDHCQISCMLKCNTKIYERNLNLALMPDKYIWDDNSVSAFQDAINSNEIKNFIRQYKDKIYDQDSINNAAEDLNKIFLKAADLSLKKIIRKPKKSKKKKIKKNREWQDQDIMNLKQNLYRKYKLMQNHNTDPYIRGSFFKCLKSYRKQRRAKIRKFKQDIMNKLDNLYDQNPKAYWQLLDKIKNISNNSQNKSENTIDPSEWQEYFQKLNKNEQYSDDLIKKKLESFHNENVFNELDYLITPEEIEKAIKSLKNSKSSGFSMISNEMIKYSQTT; this is translated from the exons ATGGCgaattcagaaataaaaaaatctagtcGAGTGAGAAAAAACTTTTACGCTGTTGCCAAAGGCCATACTACGGGCATTTTCACCTCCTGGAGCCTGTGTAGTAGAAGTGTAGATAAATTCCAGGGACAAATATATAAAGGCTTCCCTGACATCAATAGCGCCCTTGACTTCCTGTCACCTTACTCCTTTAAATGCACAACAACACCAGTGTATGACGACCTTGGGAAAAGGAAAAATGTCAAAGAATACCAACATACATGCTGTAATTGTGATACATCATTGTCAACAGAAATCGTAAATGATCAATCAGAAAATTCAAGAAATCATAATATTAACTCTGTTATAACGAGTAATTCAACATCTGAGCTTATCGATTCTGACACAGATTCCAACATATCAGAACTGGAATGTCAGGATGACCTCGAGAACACCGTTATCTCAATCAACACTGACAATAACAATAACACAGCTCCACTAAAACAGCATGATGACCTTCAGTCACAGCAAACAGAGCTTAAACGAGTATTTCAGCTTGCCAAGACATGCTGTATATGCCATACCCAAGACGACTCAAGCATGATAACCTGTAATTCTTGTAACAAATGGACTCATTACTCATGTACAAACTTACCACCTTATATCCTTTTTACCTTAAGCTCAACACAAAGAAAATACACGTGCCGAAAATGCGTTGTTATACCTGAAGATTTTATTCAAAAGttggaaaacaacaaaaatgcatCGACCACCAACGCTTCATGTCAGACATCCATAGACAATCAACCGGATGGTTCATATCTAGACAGTGTAGCTAGCAGATTTCAAGAATCATTAGTAACATCAATCAATACATTAAATAGAGACTTGCCAAATCGTGAAAGTGACTTGACAGCAACCATAGAGAAAGTAAACAACATAGAGCAAATTCTAAAAGAAAAACTTGCAACAATCATAACAATGTTAAGTCACTCAAATGAAGAAAGAGCACAAAGTGATGCTTCATTATTAGAAATgggtaaaaaagtaaaacaaacttCTCTGAAGCTAGATCAAATTCAAAAAGACATTAAAGTACTTAATTCACTTCAAGAGCCATCACTCTACGAGCTAGTAGAGAAAAGCTGTATGATGATCCCTGTAATTAAGAATGCAACACAAGACTTACCAAAAGATAGGAAGAAAATGGACGGAGTCGTACAACAAGTTCAAAAATTAGGCAATCAAATCAAAACATCATCTGAAGAACATCAGAGCAAGCTTGAAGATATACATGGTACCATGCACGCGTTATCAGAAAATACAACTAAACCAAACTACATGTATGCATGCAAAgttcaaaacaaatttaaattgttaGAAAACGAAAAATTATGTACAAATATTGATGTTGAAAAGGTATCTGATAAAATATGTAATAGTGATGAAAATCTTTGTactaattttaatgaaaaaaatgagcACAATGATACATTTACACCAGTAGTAAATTCGCCAAAGGGcaacacacaaaacaaaaattcTGTAGGTAATTCACCAAAGGGCAACACACAAAACAGAATTTCAGGCCAAAGTAGTCAAACAACAAAAAACCCTGATCACACAAGGCAGAGTATAGATAAACAAACCAATAAAAGAGGTAGcatcaacaaacaaaacacacaaaaaaagattttattgttAGGAAACTCTCACCTAAGACCAATTAGAACAAATGAGTTTATTAGAGGCTACTCA CAAGACATTTTTTGCTTGCAAGAAACCCACTGTGATCTGGATAATTGTTTAGAACTTCCAAATTTTCAAAGACCGGTTCATCTTATAAGACCTAGAACCAAACCTAGTGGGAAAAGACATGGTGGCTTGTCAGTATATATACTTAATACAATAAGACCGGGTGTTAAATTTTTAGAACATGCCACAAATGATTTTATATGGTTAAAGTTAGACAGAACATTCTTCGGGTTTCAGGAAgatttatacatttgttttgtatacaATCCACCTGAAAATTCTTCCTACTATAGAAAATTGGATTATAATATTCTTGAAATGATTGAAAATGATATAGTAAAATATTCCCAATCAGGAAAAATCATGATAGCAGGAGATTTAAATGCAAGAACTGCTTGTGAAATTGATCATATCCAAATGGATTCAGACAAACATATTCCATTATTTGACAATTACAAATGTGATTCTAGTCTAATTCAAAGAAAAAGTAAAGATAGTTCTATTAACACTAGGGGCAGACAACTCCTATCTCTATGTATATCTTCATCATTGCGTATCCTTAATGGCAGAACAATGGGTGATTTAATGGGTGCACACACTTGCTTCCAACCTTTAGGAAGTagtgttgttgattattttttagcATCTGAGGAACTCTTACCAAATTTCACATATTTTCACACTCATAATTTTTTACCTGATTTCTCAGATCATTGTCAGATCTCATGCatgttaaaatgcaacacaaaaatttatgaaagaaaCTTAAATCTAGCTTTAATGCCAGATAAATATATATGGGATGATAACTCAGTCTCAGCATTTCAAGATGCCATAAATTCAAATGAAATCAAAAATTTTATTAGACAGTATAAAGATAAAATTTATGACCAAGATTCAATTAATAATGCCGCAGAAGATTTAaataagatttttctaaaagcCGCAGATTTATCACTAaagaaaattattagaaaacccaAAAAAAGCaagaagaagaaaattaaaaagaatagagaatggcaAGATCAAGAtataatgaatttaaaacaaaacttatatcgaaaatacaaattaatgcaaAATCACAACACAGATCCTTATATACGAGGGTCCTTTTTTAAATGCCTGAAATCATATCGAAAACAAAGAagagcaaaaataagaaaattcaaaCAAGACATCATGAATAAACTCGATAATTTATATGATCAAAATCCCAAAGCCTATTGGCAACTactagataaaattaaaaatatctcaaATAATAGTCAAaacaaatctgagaatactatcGACCCATCTGAATGGCAAGaatactttcaaaaattaaataagaatgAACAATATAGTGATGATTTGATTAAGAAGAAACTTGAATCATTCcataatgaaaatgtttttaatgaaCTTGACTACTTAATAACACCTGAGGAAATAGAAAAAGCAATAAAAAGTCTTAAGAATTCTAAATCGAGTGGATTCAGCATGATCTCgaatgaaatgataaaatatagcCAAACC acttag